One window of Bacteroidota bacterium genomic DNA carries:
- a CDS encoding site-specific DNA-methyltransferase, which translates to MRNQPLLINGDSREKLQLLSDDSVDLVFTSPPYADQRKNTYGGIHPDEYVGWFLPIGEQLFRVLKPSGSFVLNIKEKAVNGERHTYVLELIIALRKQGWLWTEEYIWHKKNCYPGKWPNRFRDAWERLLHFTKSKNFKMNQESVMVPMGEWAQSRLKNLSKNDQIRDNSRVGSGFGKNISNWLERDKAYPSNVLHLATECSNKNHSAAFPEELPKWFIKLFTNEGDTVLDPFMGSGTTVLMASKMSRKSIGIEILPEYYHLVQDKTKDFNWVLFDEIEG; encoded by the coding sequence ATGAGAAATCAGCCATTACTTATTAATGGGGATAGTAGGGAGAAACTTCAGTTACTCTCTGATGACTCGGTAGACCTTGTGTTCACCTCTCCACCATATGCCGATCAAAGAAAAAACACCTATGGCGGTATACATCCTGATGAGTATGTTGGATGGTTTTTACCTATTGGAGAGCAGTTGTTCAGGGTACTTAAGCCAAGCGGGAGTTTTGTCCTTAACATAAAAGAAAAGGCAGTAAATGGAGAACGTCATACCTACGTATTAGAACTAATTATTGCTCTTAGAAAACAGGGATGGTTATGGACAGAGGAATATATATGGCATAAAAAGAATTGCTACCCTGGAAAATGGCCTAATCGATTTAGAGATGCGTGGGAGCGTCTTTTGCATTTCACAAAAAGTAAAAATTTTAAAATGAATCAAGAGTCGGTTATGGTTCCAATGGGCGAATGGGCACAGAGCAGGCTAAAGAATTTGAGCAAAAACGATCAGATACGGGATAACAGCAGGGTAGGTAGTGGATTTGGGAAGAATATATCAAATTGGCTTGAGAGAGATAAAGCTTATCCCAGCAATGTTCTGCATCTTGCTACCGAATGTTCAAACAAAAATCACAGTGCCGCGTTTCCAGAAGAGCTTCCCAAGTGGTTCATAAAATTATTTACGAATGAGGGAGATACAGTTTTGGATCCTTTTATGGGCTCTGGAACTACAGTACTTATGGCTTCAAAAATGTCTAGAAAGTCAATTGGCATAGAAATACTGCCAGAATATTATCATTTAGTTCAAGATAAAACAAAAGATTTTAATTGGGTTCTTTTTGATGAAATTGAGGGTTAA
- a CDS encoding ATP-binding cassette domain-containing protein — protein MEVTYQHVMPRPLADIHNPDTQVWGTKLRLQPHTYYEVKSPSGKGKSSFVQILYGIRHDYTGTVHIDGQPTATYSLEQWARLRQRRLSIVFQDLRLFPELTGWENLLLKNELTGHKTEAQIREMCQQLGVDFLLNQACGTMSYGQQQRFAIIRALCQPFELLLLDEPFSHLDQANIRLCTQLITQECAAQQAGLALTTLDQAYPLSYHQHLIL, from the coding sequence ATGGAAGTAACCTACCAGCACGTAATGCCCCGCCCCCTGGCGGATATACACAACCCGGATACCCAGGTATGGGGCACCAAGCTACGCCTGCAGCCGCATACGTACTATGAGGTCAAGTCGCCGTCGGGCAAGGGCAAAAGCTCTTTCGTACAGATCCTGTATGGCATCCGGCACGACTATACCGGCACGGTGCACATAGATGGCCAGCCTACGGCCACCTACAGCCTGGAACAGTGGGCCAGGCTGCGTCAGCGTCGGCTGAGCATCGTGTTTCAAGACCTGCGCCTTTTCCCAGAGCTGACCGGCTGGGAAAACCTGCTGCTAAAGAATGAGCTCACCGGCCACAAAACCGAGGCTCAGATACGCGAGATGTGCCAGCAGCTGGGGGTAGACTTCCTGCTAAACCAGGCCTGCGGTACCATGAGCTATGGCCAGCAGCAGCGTTTTGCCATCATCCGCGCCCTCTGCCAGCCCTTTGAGCTACTGCTGCTAGACGAACCCTTCAGCCACCTGGACCAGGCCAACATCCGCCTGTGTACCCAGCTGATAACCCAGGAGTGCGCGGCCCAGCAGGCCGGCCTGGCCCTTACTACCCTGGACCAGGCCTACCCCCTTAGCTACCACCAACACCTGATCCTGTAA